GTTAAATCCAGGCATCCAACGGAAGGTAAAAGTATGTCTGAAGCATGGATCACAGAGGCTGTTATCAGTTATGATTTCTTGCACAATGACACCACAAAACCAATGCATGCGGTAGGACTAGCTGGACTAGAAATTGATCCTCAATTCAGAGGTATTCAGTTTACCAAAATCATGGTTCCTTTTTAATaactaattattgaatttttcatttctattttagaAGCAATAAAGGTTTTGTACAACAGAAGTAGGGTTGCCTGTatacttcaaaaattttctgatGGAGTGGATTGCTCACTTTACCCTCCACTGCCAAGTTTGGATACGACCAATTTTAAGTTGCTGAAGCATAAAGCAGAAATTGAAATCACCTCCAAATATATTGCTGGATTTGTTCCTATGCTGAACAAATTTTCACTCACTCGCATCGCAAAGATAACTTCAGAGTTATGGCgatttttgctatttttatcGCAGGATTATTCCCATTACTACAGTTCAGTTCGCACCCTATGTGTGAGTATTCTTTATTCAGGTTTCTTGCATACAATTTTACATTAAAGTTTCCTATTTTTAGGATGAACACAACCGATCGCATCCAACAATGCACGCACGAATTTGGATGTTGAAAGTGATATTAACAATTTACGACGCAGCTTTCGCCATATTGAATTTGAAGCCCTTGCAGTACGTTTAAATTACAGTGCCAGAAGTCGATGTCCAGGAGGAGGAACACCATTTCTTCggaatggagaaaaaattgaGTTGTGTGTATTGTTGAACCGTCTGATGGCCTCAGAGACTTCCGCTGTTTGAAGAGGTTTCATCGAATTTGACCATGTCGGCTAAAAATacggaaattttgttttaaagaatgattataattattgtaacaTTCATTTTAATCCTTTTACCTTGAACAAATCAGCATTCGCTGGAGATACTCTTGGTGCAGTGTTACGTTGAACTGCGTCACTCACTTGCCCAGCCATATTGTCTCTTCGTACTATGAAGGCCAGATCTACTATTTGTGCGATGGTTTCGTAAGCAAAGTAACTGAGAATAGACCAAGCTGTCGCACTTAAAGCAACCTCAGGAGCTGGAGAATCTTTAAGTAACCAATCTTGAAATTTACCAGAAGGCTGGCCTCTCTTAAATGAGGTAGATTTGGCCTGACAAAAACAATTCTGTTAAATCTAGATTTTGAAAAAGCAGTTAGGTTGAATCAAAATACTTGAGAATATTCAATGTACTGCCCCTTCTCCATGGCTAATGTCATTCTCTCAATCCTTTCATTTCGTTCCTTGAGGGCATCATCAGGTAACAGGAAAGGTTTAGATGGATCTGCCACATTACACAGATAACATGATGGATCAAGGTGTTGTAGGAATGCAAGAGCAGaattcagttttttatttccagtgTGAAGATCAGAAAATTCAGTCATTATGTCTTTAGGCAAATCATCTTCTTTTGCCAAATCCTTAAACCCACTGGCTTGTAAATAGGTGCAAAATCTTCTCAGTTTAACTGGACTGTGCCTAATTTAACAGAAATCACTTCAATATATTGAATAACTTGAGATATTGTTAAACTGAAGGTTACCTACCTAAGTAAGACTAGAAATTCTTTGATACCAATTTTCTTTGAGTTAATTTTAACAGCAACCTCAGACAGTGCATTCAGGAACTGAATTAGTTGTTCCTTCACAATTTTCTCTACTAATTCAGCAGTTTCTTTCAGCGAATATTTGCTGTCGCCAAATCCATACATCATTTTTTGGATTTCTAAACATGTCGAATTAAATGTAGTTAGGAAATGTTGACATTGTTGGTCGTTAATATGAACTTACCCAAGATGTACCATCCATCGGTGGAAGAATTAGTGGATACATCAGCAGCTGGCATTTTTAGGAGATTGAGAATTTTgctaatttttacaaaatatcaGTTGTGTTGGTATAATTCGTGTACCAAATAGTAATATCAACCGGTGTTTTCTAAAACTccatttgttattgtttgaaGTCTGAACTGAACCCTAAAAGAAGGTATTGTGTGGTAGTCTGCTAGCCTAGCTAGACATATTTGAATTTGCCTCAATGCCAAAGCTAATTTTgaaactatttcaatttttttcccaaaatttagtaaggaaaaaaaaatctttattttttatgaactTTTGAATGAACCACGCTTTCATTAAtcttaaacatttttcaattaagaaaaaaaaaaaccaagcgGATGCCTTCGGTACTTCGTCGACACATAGCAGacgaaaatgtcgaaaaaatcAAGGACCTTCAATTTGTAAACAAAGTGTGACAATCGAGATAGAGTCATGGCTCTTTCTCAACTTAAATCATTAGACACAAATTATCTGACAGGGGTTCGAGAAAAGCTCAACCTATTGTTAGataagaaaaatgcaaatccggaagaaataacaaatttcttgGATAATCTGAACACCCTTTTCTTCGATCttaaaaggaaagaattgGAATCGTCGTCAGTCAATGTTCAAGTAAGATTCCATAAAAGTTATATTCATTTCACTGTTTAAAATCTTATGTTTATAGGATTCTGTAATTTTA
The sequence above is a segment of the Daphnia pulex isolate KAP4 chromosome 11, ASM2113471v1 genome. Coding sequences within it:
- the LOC124207321 gene encoding DALR anticodon-binding domain-containing protein 3-like → MEKSTKNNVDFKAVFKETLNSMTLIPLMISGGRSNVTTRCNSNITLTDMRAQYASRVLSNIFAYKDQNTEIILTSIKNSDNKSLSSTITCVVGPVINPSTKKKDVTTSFEEYMRLRQLHVKSRHPTEGKSMSEAWITEAVISYDFLHNDTTKPMHAVGLAGLEIDPQFREAIKVLYNRSRVACILQKFSDGVDCSLYPPLPSLDTTNFKLLKHKAEIEITSKYIAGFVPMLNKFSLTRIAKITSELWRFLLFLSQDYSHYYSSVRTLCDEHNRSHPTMHARIWMLKVILTIYDAAFAILNLKPLQYV
- the LOC124207320 gene encoding transcription initiation protein SPT3 homolog: MPAADVSTNSSTDGWYILEIQKMMYGFGDSKYSLKETAELVEKIVKEQLIQFLNALSEVAVKINSKKIGIKEFLVLLRHSPVKLRRFCTYLQASGFKDLAKEDDLPKDIMTEFSDLHTGNKKLNSALAFLQHLDPSCYLCNVADPSKPFLLPDDALKERNERIERMTLAMEKGQYIEYSQAKSTSFKRGQPSGKFQDWLLKDSPAPEVALSATAWSILSYFAYETIAQIVDLAFIVRRDNMAGQVSDAVQRNTAPRVSPANADLFKPTWSNSMKPLQTAEVSEAIRRFNNTHNSIFSPFRRNGVPPPGHRLLAL